The Pseudomonas multiresinivorans DNA window TGGGCAGGCCGCTGGCCTTGCCGTCCAGCTCCATGCCGTGGACCACCGAGCGACGCAGCGAACCCACGCGCCAGTAAGGCTGCAGGGCGAAGCTGAAGAGGCAGTCGCTGTCATCCTCGTGGTAGCTGGAAAGTTCGATGTCCAGGTCCTGGCCCAGGCGGGCTTCCAGGCGCACGTGCCAGTCCTCGATATCCAGCTGCCAGCTGACGACCGCCTTCTGGTCATCGGCCCAGGCATCGAGCATGCGCCACTCGCGCTGGCGCGCCCAGCCATGCTGGGGCCAGTCGGCCTCGGTGGGATGGCTGCCGAACCACGGCCAGCAGACCGGGATACCGCCACGGATCGGTGCCGTGCTCAGGCTCGGCCACTGGCTGGAGCACCACAGCAGCGGGCGTGCGCCGCGCGGTTGGAAGTGCAGCAGTTGCGCGCCCTGGCGGCTGAATACCGCCTGGCACTGCGGGTGATCGATGAGCAGCAGGTCGCGACGCTGGAAGCGCACCCAGTCGAAGGGCCGCTTGGCCCGCATGGAATGAAAAAAGCGCTGCAGCGGATGCTCGAGCATTGTCCGGATGTCCTGATCCAATCCCTGCCCGGACATTCCGGGGCGTGAAATTCTCTGTAGTTTCACTACATCTTACAGAAAAGGCCGCGATTCTAACCGCAAAGCCTAGTCACGCGCAGCGCTTGCGCCAATGAAAAACGGTTGCTCAGCCGCTCCGGGTCCGCCCGCTTCTGGCCCCTGTAGGAGCGAGCTTGCTCGCGAATTGCCTGGCGCCGGTGTTCCGGGCGGTTCGCGAGCAAGCTCGCTCCTACAAAAAGCGGTTGGCTCATGCACCCCATTCACCCTGAGAGCAGACAAAAAAGGCCCGTCACAAGGACGGGCCAGGTTCGCACCAGGGAGCAATCAGAAGCTGGACTGGATCTTCAGGCCGGCCACCACGGCGTTGTTGACCTCGTCCACACCGCCCGGATGGCGGATGTACTGCAGGTTCGGGCGCACGGTGAGCCAATTGGTCACATGCACGCCGTAGTACAGCTCGGCGTTGTACTCGGTGTCCTGGATGGGCTGGTACAGCGGGTTGTCGTAGTCGTCGATGCCGTTGACCTGGTTCACCAGGCGCTGGCGATCCTGCACGTCGTCGTTGACGTGGATGCGCGCCACGCCGAAGCCGATGTCGTCCTTGGGCCGCGCGTCGAACGGGCCTTTGTAGACGACACCGAGCTGCTGGTAGTTGTCGACGGTGTTGGTGGCCTTGTCGTGCACGGTGAAGTTGGCGAACAGGCTCAGGCCGCGGGAAGCGTCGCCGTTGTGCGCGGTGACCTGCTGCTGCGCCACCACCCACCAGCCGTGCTTGCCGCTGTGGGTCTTGGCCGGCTCGCCGGTGAGCGCCTGCGGGTTGCCGTTGACGTCGTCGTACACGTCGTCGGCTTCGGCGGTGCTGTAGTAGTAGCCCAGGCGGTACTCACCCGGCAGTTGCGCGGCGCCGACTTTCGGCATCCACACCAGCTCCACCGGCAGGATGGTGCCCTGGGTGCCGCTGCCGTTGAGCTTGAAGCCGTTGCCAGTTTCCAGGTTCGACGGGTTCTGGTTGTAGGCGCCGACCTGCGCGTACCACTCATCGTTGAAGTTCCACTTCACGCGGGCGGCCCACTGGCTGACCGGCCAGTTGTACCAGATGCCGCCCACCCAGTTGCCCACCTGCGAGCCGCAGAAGGCCAGGTTCTGGAAGTCGCAGGGGAAGCTGTTGAAGTCCTCGCCCTCGCCGAAGCGGCCGACCTTCACGTCCAGCGCGCCGTCGAAGTACTGCTGCTTGATCCACATCTGCGTCAGGCGCCAGGTCTGGCCCCGGCCCCAGACTTCCTGCACGGAGCTGAACTGCCCGGCGCGCGGGTCGCTGATGCGGTCGTTGGAGAGGTTGCGGCCGCTACGCTCGGTGACGGTCAGCTGGAACTCGGTGGCGTCCCAGCCGAGGATCTTCTGCAGGTCCAGATGGGTGCCGAGGGCGAACTGGTCGGAGTAGCGTGCGGTGGTGTGCTGGTCGTAGCCCCCGCCAAGGTTGCTGGCAACCTCGCCGACGTAGTCGAGCTTGAAGTCGTAGCCTTTCTCCAGCAGTTCGGTGCGCTTGCCGCCCCAGTCACCCAGGCCCCACTTGGACTCCGATGAGAAGGCGTCGGCGGCATGGGCGACGTTGCCCACACAGCCCAGTGCGAGCAGGCAGCCCAGGGTCCTTGCTGCCGGCAGGTTCTTGTTGTTCTTGTGCATCTCCAGCGTCCTCGTTGTCTTGGTTTGAAGCGTAGTTTCAGGCAGTAAATTTCAGGGCAGTGGTCGTATTAATCAGGAATGTTTCTGGCGTGCCAGCGGTGTGACCTTGTTGGCGCCGTCGCCGCGCGGCTCTGCGCGCAGGCGCTCGCCGCTCTGCGCGTCGAACAGCAGCGCACGGGAAGGATCGAAGCGCAGCTGCAGGGACGAGCCCGCTTGCGGCGACTGGTCCGGCGCGAGGCGGCAGCAGACCTTGGCACCGTTGAGCGTGACGAAGACCAGGGTGTCCGGCCCGGTGGGCTCGACCACTTCGACCTCGGCACGCAGGTCGCTCGGCCCGTTGGCGCCATCGGTGGCCAACTGCACCTGTTCCGGGCGCACGCCGAGGATCAGCTCGCGCCCCTCGGCCAGCCCGGCGTCCAGTTGCAGCGGCAGCTCGCAGCGGTCCTGGCCGCTGTCCAGCAGGCCGACCAGGCGGCCGCCCTGCTGCTGCACCTTGAGCGGAATGAAATTCATCGGCGGCGAGCCGATGAAGCTGGCGACGAACAGGTTCGCCGGATCGTTGTAGATCTGCTGCGGCGTGCCGAACTGCTGGACGATGCCGTCCTTCATCACCGCCACCTTGTCGCCCAGGGTCATGGCCTCGATCTGGTCGTGGGTCACGTAGACCGTGGTGGTCTTCAGGCGCTGGTGCATCAGCTTGATCTCGGTACGCATCTCCACGCGCAGCTTGGCGTCGAGGTTCGACAGCGGTTCGTCGAACAGATATATCTTCGGCCGCCGCGCCAGCGCCCGGCCCATGGCCACGCGCTGCTGCTGGCCGCCGGAGAGCTGCGAGGGCTTGCGTTCGAGCAGGTGTTCGATCTGCAGCAGCTTGGCCACGCGCGCTACTTCGGCGTCGATCTCGGCCCTGGGCAGCTTGCGGATCTTCAGGCCGAAGGCGATGTTCTCGCGCACGCTCATGGTCGGGTACAGCGCATAGGACTGGAACACCATGGCGATGTCGCGATCCTTCGGGCTCATCCCGCTGATGTCCTGGCCATCGACCAGGATGGCGCCGCCGGTGAGGTTTTCCAGGCCGGCGATGCAGTTCATCAGGGTGGATTTGCCGCAGCCGGAGGGGCCGACCAGGATCAGGAATTCGCCCGAGTCGATCGACAGGTTGATCGATTTCAGCGTGTCGGCCAGGCCGCTGCCGTAGGACTTGTGCAGGTTGCGCAGTTCGAGTGTGGACATCTTGGGCTTACCTCAACCTTTGACCGCGCCGGCAGTCAGCCCGCGCACGAAGTACTTGCCGGCCAGTACGTAGACCACCAGCGTGGGCAGCGCCGCGATCATCGCGGCGGCCATGTCGACGTTGTATTCCTTGACCCCGGTGCTGATGTTCACCAGGTTGTTCAGCGCCACGGTGATGGGCTGCGCGTCGCCGCTGGCGAACACCACGCCGAACAGGAAGTCGTTCCAGATCTGGGTGAACTGCCAGATCAGGCAGACCATCACGATGGGCGTGGACATGGGCATCAGAATGCGCAGGAAGATGGTGAAGAACCCCGCGCCGTCCAGGCGTGCGGCCTTCACCAGGGCATCGGGAATCGCCACGAAGTAATTGCGGAAGAACAGCGTGGTGAAGGCCAGCCCGTAGATGCAGTGGACCATCACCAGCCCGGTGGTGGTGTTGGCCAGGCCGAGCTTGCCGAGGGTGAAGGACATCGGCAGGAGGATCACCTGGAACGGCAGGAAGCAGCCGAACAGCAGCGCGCCGAAGAACAGCTGCGAGCCGCGGAAGCGCCACATCGACAGCACGTAGCCGTTCATGGCGCCGATGAAGGTGGAGATCAGCACGCCCGGCACGGTGATCTTCACCGAGTTCCAGAAGTAATCGCCCACCGCGCCCCAGGCTTTTACCCAACCGATTGCGGTGAATACGTCCGGCAGCGCCAGCAGGTTGCTGTTACGGATATCTTCAGGCGATTTGAAGCTGGTCAGCAGCATCACCAGCAGCGGGATCACGTACAGCGCCACAGCGCCCCAGAGGGTCGCATGCACCGCCAGGCGGCTCAGGCTGAACGACGGTTTCAGGGTCGAGTCATGCATGGCGCTTGCCCCGCAGTTCGGAATACAAGTACGGCACGACAATGGCCAGCACGGCGCCCAGCATCAGCATCGCGCTGGCCGCGCCCAGGCCCATCTGGCCGCGGGTGAAGGTGTGGGCATACATGAACATCGCCGGCAGGTCGGAGGAGTAGCCGGGGCCGCCGGCGGTCATCGCGGCGACCAGGTCGAAGCTCTTGATGGCGATGTGCGCGAGGATCATCAGCGCGCTGAAGAACACTGGCCGCAGGCTCGGCAGGACGATGCGCAGGTAGATGGTCGGAAGGCTCGCGCCGTCCACCTGGGCCGCGCGCACAATGGCCGGGTCGACCCCGCGCAGGCCGGCGAGGAACAGCGCCATGACGAAGCCCGAGGCCTGCCACACGGCGGCGATCACCAGGCAGTAGACGACCCGCTCCGGGTCCACCAGCCAGTCGAAGCGAAAGCCGGTCCAGCCCCAGTCGCGCAGCAGCTTGTCCAGGCCCAGGCCGGGGTTGAGCAGCCACTTCCAGGCGGTGCCGGTGACGATCATCGACAGCGCCATGGGGTACAGGTACACGGTGCGGATGAAGCCTTCGCGGCGGATACGCTGGTCCAGCAGCACGGCGAGGAAGACGCCAAGTACCAGGCAGATACCGATGAACAGGCCACCGAACAGCAGCAGGTTCTTGCTCGCCACCCACCAGCGGTCGTTGTCCCACAGGCGCAGGTACTGGCTCAGGCCCGCCCAGCTGTACGCCGGCATGAAGCGCGAATTGGTGAAGGACAGCAGCAGCGTCCAGCCGATGTAGCCGTACACGCAGACCAGCACCACGAGCATGCTCGGGGCCAGCACCAGCTTCGGCAGCCAGGCCTGCAGGCCGTCGAGCAGCGAAGCCCGAGGCGCGGCGGCGGGAGTGAAAGTCGGGGATCGGGTCGCCATCTGCTTTCTCGAGGATGAGTGAGCCCACCCAGGCTGCCGTGGCGGCCCGGAGTCGTTCTGGGGAATCAGAAAACCGGCTCCGTCACGGAGCCGGCGAGCGCGTTACTGCGCGGCAGCCTGGATGGCGGCACCCAGTTGTTGCGCGGCCTTCTGCGGATCGGCGGCGGGGTCGTTGAAGAAGTTGGTGACCACGTCGAAGATCGCGCCCTGCACGTAGCTGGAGGCGGCCATGCTGTGAGCCATGCTCGGCACCAGGTTGCCGTCGGCGGAGGCGGCCTTGAAGTCCTTCATGGACTGCTGGGCGCAGGCGTCGAAGGGCGTCATGTCGACGTCCAGGCGCACCGGGATCGAGCCCTTGTTCAGGCTGAAGTCCTTCTGGAACGCCGGGTCGAGCACCGCGCGGGCCAGGTCTTCCTGGGCCTTGCGGTTCTCGGCGTTGCTCAGCTTGAACATCACCAGGGAGTCGATGTTGTAGTCGAACGCCTTCTGCGTGCCGGGGAACGGCAGGCACTGGTAGTCCTTGCCCGCCACCTTGCCGGCGGCGGTGAACTCGCTCTTGGCCCAGTCGCCCATGATCTGCATGCCGGCCTTGCCGTTGATCACCATGCCGGTGGCGACGTTCCACTCGCGGCCGGCGGCGTCGGCATCGACGTAGCTGTGCAGCTTCTTCAGCGCGGCGAAGACGTCGGCCATCTGCGCGCCGGTCAGCGTCGCCTTGTCCTGCTCGACGAAGGCCTTGCGGTAACCTTCGGGGCCCATCTTGCTCAGGACCAGGTTCTCGAACAGCGTGCCGTCCTGCCAGGGCTGGCTACCATGGGCGAGCGGCGTGAAGCCGGCGGCCTTGAGCTTGTCAGCGGCGGCGAAGAGCTCGTCCAGGGTGGTCGGCGGCGTGGCGCCGGCCTTCTTGAAGACTTCCGGGTTGATGTACAGCCAGTTGACCCGGTGCACGTTGACCGGCACGGCCACGTAGTCGCCCTTGTACTTCATGATCTGCGCCACCTGCGGCGGCAGCAGCTGGTCCCACTTGCCTTCGGCAGCGACATCGTTGAGGTCGGCGAGCAGGCCGAGTTCGCCCCATTCCTGGATGTCCGGCCCCTTGATCTGCGCGGCAGCCGGCGGGTTGCCGGAGACGGCGCGGGTCTTCAGCACGGTCATGGCGGCTTCACCACCACCACCGGCGACGGCGAAGTCCTTCCAGGTGTGGCCCTTGGCCTCGACAAGCTTCTTCAGGGTTTCGGCGGCGCGCTTCTCGCCAGGGGAAGTCCACCAGTGCAGCACTTCGACTTCACCGGCGTGGGCCAGCATCGGGGAGAGACAGAAAGAGGAAAGACAGATGGCGGCCGACAGGCGACGGATCGCATTCATGGAGAGCACCTTGTTCTTGTTATTGGAGGCAAGTCTGCGCTTGCGATGGTCCGAGTCTATCCAAGGCATTCCGCTCTCCGGGTAACGAAGCGATCTTTGATTGTCACCGCTCGGTGACATTTGGGCTTGCTGTGAAGCGCTGTACTGGGTGAGCGTTTTCGAATGTGTCCTGGAGCACTGAATTCCGGCCCACTACCCTCTCCCCCGCCCTCTCCCTGAAGGGAGAGGGAGCTGTCCTCTGCCGTGCCAGGTATGCAGTTCGCCTGATGCCGTCGCAGCTTTCAACTATCAATGGGGAGCCGGCTGACGCCGAGGCCTCGCCTCGCTCCGAGCGGCCCCCTCTCCCTTCAGGGAGAGGGTTGGGGAGAGGGCAAAGCGTCCGCATCAAGCATCAGGCGTACCGTCTCCAGCACCGAATCCATCTTCAACAGCACATCATGATTCCAGAAGCGCAGCACTTTGAAACCCCTGGTTTTGAGCCACGCGTCGCGCTCCCGGTCCCGACCAGAGTCCAGATGCTGCCCACCATCCAGTTCGATGATCAGCATGCGCTCGTGACAAATGAAATCGATGATGTACGGGCCGATGACTTTCTGTCGGCGGAATTTGAGACCGAGGAAACGGTGGGCGCGCAAATGGTGCCAGAGGGCGAGTTCGGCTTCGGTCTGGTCATGGCGTAGCTGCTTGGAGAACTGGGTCAGTCGGGAGGTCATTCTTTGGCGTCCAGGGAGGGCGGTTCTCCGGAGCCTAGTGCCACCGCCCATCCCCCTCTCCCCAGCCCTCTCCCTGAAGGGAGAGAGAGCTTTCCGAGCTGCCTGTAGGTTCCTGCACTTACTCATATCGCGGTACCAGGCGAGCTCTGGTGTCGCCGCTCGCGCCGAACGGTCCCCTCTCCCTTCGGAGCGGGGCGCGTAGCCAGGGTTAGGGAGAGGGCAGCGATAACCAAGCGTTCCGAAACAACCGGCAGGAACGAATTCCCTACTCCACCTCCAACCGCGGCAACCTCAACGTCACCCGCAGTCCACCCTCACGGCGATTCTGCAAGGTCACTTCCCCGCCATGGGTATGCGCAATGTTGCGCGCGATGCCCAACCCGAGGCCGTAACCCTGCCCCCGTTCGGACAGTCGGAAGCGCGGCTCGAAGACCTTCTCCAGGCGCTGTTCCGGCACTCCAGGGCCCTGGTCGTCGACGTGCAGGACCACGGCATCGGCGTCGTCCTCGATGCTCAGTTGCGCGCGCTCGCCGTACTTCAACGCGTTGTCCAGCAGGTTGCCGATGCAGCGCTTGAGCGCCAGCGGCTTGCCGGGATAGGGCTCGCGCGCCGCGCCGATGACCTGGACCCGGCCATCGGCGAGGTAGGGGCCGGCGATGTACTGCAGCAGTTGGTTGAGGTCCACCGGCTCGATGTTCTCGTGGATGTCGGTGTCCTTCACGCATTGCAGCGCGCCCTTCACCAGCAGTTCCAGTTCGTCGAGGTCGTGGCTGAACTTGTCCCGCGCCTGCTCGTCGTCCAGCAATTCGGCACGCAGGCGCAGGCGGGTGATCGGTGTGCGCAGGTCGTGGGAGATACCGCTGAACAACTGGCCCCGCTCGTTGACGTAGCGGTCGATGCGCTCGCGCATGGTGTTGAAGGCCCGTGAGACTTCCACCAGTTCGCTCGCCCCGTTCTCCTCCAGCGGCTGGTCCTGGCCGCCCAGGGCAATGTCGCGGGCGGCGCGGGCGAGGCGCTTGAGCGGGCGGCTCTGCCAGTGCACCAGCAAGCCGGTGAACAGCAGCAACAGGAGGCTGGTGAAGGCGATGGAAATGATCTGCTGCGGCGGCAGGCCTTCGGGCTCCAGGGTGACGTAGGGCGCCGGCATCAGGCTGGCGATGTATAGCCATTCGCTCTCGCCGATGCGGATCTGCGTGACCAGCACCGGCGGGTTCACCGGTTCCAGGGTCAATGCGTAGTGCGCCCAGGAGCGCGGCAGCTCCTCCAGCTTCAGCTCGCCATTGAACAGCCGCAGATCGTCGGGGCTGACGAACTCCACCTGCAGCTCCACGTCCTTGCCCAGCTTCTGGTGCAGCACGTCCTGCACGATATCGATCACCGCCTGCTTGTTCGTCGTATCGGGCAGCGCGCGCAGGTTCAGCGGGCGTTCGTTGAGCGAGACGAAGAAGCGCGTGCCGCCCATGCTGCGCAACTGGTCCAGCACCAGCGGGCGATAACCAATGGGTAACGAGCGGAAGTAGCTGACGCTGGCGGCCATGGAATAGGCCAGGCTGCGCGAGCTGGTGAGCAGGCCGTCGCGCTGGCTGGAACGCAGGTGGGATATCCAGAACAGGCTCGACAACCCCTGTGCGAGCAGTACCGCCAGCAGGGTGAGCAACAGCATGCGGCCGAGCAGCGAGCGCGGTACCAGGGTCCAGCGACGGCGTTCACTCATGGCCGGCGAGGTGCGGGCGAACCTGGGCAGCCAGCAGGTAACCGCTGCCGCGCACGGTCTGGATCAGCCGCGCCGGTTTCTCGGTATCACGCAGACGCTGGCGCAGGCGCGACACGGCCATGTCGACGATGCGCTCCAGCGGCATCACCTCGCGGCCACGGGTGGCGCTGGCGATGGTGTCGCGATCGAGAATCTGCCGGGGATTATCGAGGAACAGCTTGAGCAGGGCGAAGTCGGCACCACTGAGGAAATGCTCCTCGCCGTCCTCGTGGAACAACCGGTGGCTGATGGTATCCAGCCGCCAATCGTCGAAAGCGATGACCTCGCCGCCGCGCACCTGGGTGAACTGCGCACGACGCAGCAGCGCCTTGATCCGCGCCAGCAACTCGCGGGGGCTGAAGGGTTTGCCGAGGTAATCGTCGGCACCCAGCTCCAGGCCCACCACGCGGTCGGCCTCGTCGGAACTGGCGGTGAGCATGATCACCGGCATGCAGGCGTGGCGCTGGTGCGAGCGAATCCAGCGGCACAGGCTGAAGCCGTCTTCATCGGGCAGCATCACGTCGAGGATCGCCAGGGCGGACTCCTCGTCGCACAGCGCGCGGCGGAAATCCTCACCGTTGGCGACGGCGCGCACCTGGAAACCGGCGCGGCTCAGGTAGGTGTCCAGCAGCTCGCGGATTTCCTGGTCGTCGTCCACCAGCAGGATGGATTTGGCAGGCTGGTTCACTTCGGGCGTCCTTTCTTGTTGTTTTCAACGGTGGCGCGGTGAATCAGCCTTCGTTGCGCAGTGCCTGTTCCAGGGCCACGCCGGCGCCGAACAGCCCCGGATGATCCGCGGTCATGACCCACACCGGCACCGGATCGAGATACGGCCCACTGGTCTTGCCGCGGGCGCGGAACGCCTCGGCGAAGCCGCTACGCTGGAAGCGTTCGAGGAAGCGCGGGACGATGCCGCCGGTGATGTACACGCCGCCCAGCGCGCCAACCGTCAGCACGGCGTTGCCGGCAACCCGCGCCAGCCAGACGAAGAAGTGCTCCAGCACCGCGTCGGCGTAGGCGTCGCCGGCCATGGCGCGCTCGCCGATCTCGGCGGCAGTGGCGCATTTGGGTTCCACGCCATCGAGCTGGCAGCTCATGCGATAGAGGTTTTCCAGGCCGCTGCCGGAGAGCACGCGCTCGGCCGAGACGTGGCCATATTTCTCGCGCAGCAGTTGCCAGAGGGCGAAGTCGCGCTCGGAGGTCACCGGCAGGTCGACGTGGCCGCCTTCGCAGGGCAGCACTTCCCAGCCACCGTTCGGCAGCGGCATCAGGCTGCCCACGCCCAGGCCGGTG harbors:
- a CDS encoding D-hexose-6-phosphate mutarotase, yielding MLEHPLQRFFHSMRAKRPFDWVRFQRRDLLLIDHPQCQAVFSRQGAQLLHFQPRGARPLLWCSSQWPSLSTAPIRGGIPVCWPWFGSHPTEADWPQHGWARQREWRMLDAWADDQKAVVSWQLDIEDWHVRLEARLGQDLDIELSSYHEDDSDCLFSFALQPYWRVGSLRRSVVHGMELDGKASGLPNTWAPRGAVKQVLYNTGSLVLEDAGWQRRLRIDKNTSAGSVIWHPGSRAVEQVEPGEAERFLCIGAAGYRAGGLILAQGERMLLNLRAGLV
- a CDS encoding carbohydrate porin yields the protein MHKNNKNLPAARTLGCLLALGCVGNVAHAADAFSSESKWGLGDWGGKRTELLEKGYDFKLDYVGEVASNLGGGYDQHTTARYSDQFALGTHLDLQKILGWDATEFQLTVTERSGRNLSNDRISDPRAGQFSSVQEVWGRGQTWRLTQMWIKQQYFDGALDVKVGRFGEGEDFNSFPCDFQNLAFCGSQVGNWVGGIWYNWPVSQWAARVKWNFNDEWYAQVGAYNQNPSNLETGNGFKLNGSGTQGTILPVELVWMPKVGAAQLPGEYRLGYYYSTAEADDVYDDVNGNPQALTGEPAKTHSGKHGWWVVAQQQVTAHNGDASRGLSLFANFTVHDKATNTVDNYQQLGVVYKGPFDARPKDDIGFGVARIHVNDDVQDRQRLVNQVNGIDDYDNPLYQPIQDTEYNAELYYGVHVTNWLTVRPNLQYIRHPGGVDEVNNAVVAGLKIQSSF
- a CDS encoding ABC transporter ATP-binding protein produces the protein MSTLELRNLHKSYGSGLADTLKSINLSIDSGEFLILVGPSGCGKSTLMNCIAGLENLTGGAILVDGQDISGMSPKDRDIAMVFQSYALYPTMSVRENIAFGLKIRKLPRAEIDAEVARVAKLLQIEHLLERKPSQLSGGQQQRVAMGRALARRPKIYLFDEPLSNLDAKLRVEMRTEIKLMHQRLKTTTVYVTHDQIEAMTLGDKVAVMKDGIVQQFGTPQQIYNDPANLFVASFIGSPPMNFIPLKVQQQGGRLVGLLDSGQDRCELPLQLDAGLAEGRELILGVRPEQVQLATDGANGPSDLRAEVEVVEPTGPDTLVFVTLNGAKVCCRLAPDQSPQAGSSLQLRFDPSRALLFDAQSGERLRAEPRGDGANKVTPLARQKHS
- a CDS encoding carbohydrate ABC transporter permease — translated: MHDSTLKPSFSLSRLAVHATLWGAVALYVIPLLVMLLTSFKSPEDIRNSNLLALPDVFTAIGWVKAWGAVGDYFWNSVKITVPGVLISTFIGAMNGYVLSMWRFRGSQLFFGALLFGCFLPFQVILLPMSFTLGKLGLANTTTGLVMVHCIYGLAFTTLFFRNYFVAIPDALVKAARLDGAGFFTIFLRILMPMSTPIVMVCLIWQFTQIWNDFLFGVVFASGDAQPITVALNNLVNISTGVKEYNVDMAAAMIAALPTLVVYVLAGKYFVRGLTAGAVKG
- a CDS encoding carbohydrate ABC transporter permease, which translates into the protein MATRSPTFTPAAAPRASLLDGLQAWLPKLVLAPSMLVVLVCVYGYIGWTLLLSFTNSRFMPAYSWAGLSQYLRLWDNDRWWVASKNLLLFGGLFIGICLVLGVFLAVLLDQRIRREGFIRTVYLYPMALSMIVTGTAWKWLLNPGLGLDKLLRDWGWTGFRFDWLVDPERVVYCLVIAAVWQASGFVMALFLAGLRGVDPAIVRAAQVDGASLPTIYLRIVLPSLRPVFFSALMILAHIAIKSFDLVAAMTAGGPGYSSDLPAMFMYAHTFTRGQMGLGAASAMLMLGAVLAIVVPYLYSELRGKRHA
- a CDS encoding ABC transporter substrate-binding protein, translated to MNAIRRLSAAICLSSFCLSPMLAHAGEVEVLHWWTSPGEKRAAETLKKLVEAKGHTWKDFAVAGGGGEAAMTVLKTRAVSGNPPAAAQIKGPDIQEWGELGLLADLNDVAAEGKWDQLLPPQVAQIMKYKGDYVAVPVNVHRVNWLYINPEVFKKAGATPPTTLDELFAAADKLKAAGFTPLAHGSQPWQDGTLFENLVLSKMGPEGYRKAFVEQDKATLTGAQMADVFAALKKLHSYVDADAAGREWNVATGMVINGKAGMQIMGDWAKSEFTAAGKVAGKDYQCLPFPGTQKAFDYNIDSLVMFKLSNAENRKAQEDLARAVLDPAFQKDFSLNKGSIPVRLDVDMTPFDACAQQSMKDFKAASADGNLVPSMAHSMAASSYVQGAIFDVVTNFFNDPAADPQKAAQQLGAAIQAAAQ
- a CDS encoding endonuclease domain-containing protein, encoding MTSRLTQFSKQLRHDQTEAELALWHHLRAHRFLGLKFRRQKVIGPYIIDFICHERMLIIELDGGQHLDSGRDRERDAWLKTRGFKVLRFWNHDVLLKMDSVLETVRLMLDADALPSPQPSP
- a CDS encoding ATP-binding protein, with product MSERRRWTLVPRSLLGRMLLLTLLAVLLAQGLSSLFWISHLRSSQRDGLLTSSRSLAYSMAASVSYFRSLPIGYRPLVLDQLRSMGGTRFFVSLNERPLNLRALPDTTNKQAVIDIVQDVLHQKLGKDVELQVEFVSPDDLRLFNGELKLEELPRSWAHYALTLEPVNPPVLVTQIRIGESEWLYIASLMPAPYVTLEPEGLPPQQIISIAFTSLLLLLFTGLLVHWQSRPLKRLARAARDIALGGQDQPLEENGASELVEVSRAFNTMRERIDRYVNERGQLFSGISHDLRTPITRLRLRAELLDDEQARDKFSHDLDELELLVKGALQCVKDTDIHENIEPVDLNQLLQYIAGPYLADGRVQVIGAAREPYPGKPLALKRCIGNLLDNALKYGERAQLSIEDDADAVVLHVDDQGPGVPEQRLEKVFEPRFRLSERGQGYGLGLGIARNIAHTHGGEVTLQNRREGGLRVTLRLPRLEVE
- a CDS encoding response regulator, with translation MNQPAKSILLVDDDQEIRELLDTYLSRAGFQVRAVANGEDFRRALCDEESALAILDVMLPDEDGFSLCRWIRSHQRHACMPVIMLTASSDEADRVVGLELGADDYLGKPFSPRELLARIKALLRRAQFTQVRGGEVIAFDDWRLDTISHRLFHEDGEEHFLSGADFALLKLFLDNPRQILDRDTIASATRGREVMPLERIVDMAVSRLRQRLRDTEKPARLIQTVRGSGYLLAAQVRPHLAGHE
- a CDS encoding glucokinase gives rise to the protein MNSNKAHSASNGFALVGDIGGTNARFALWRGEVLESIEVLACADYPRPEDAVRDYLQRVGQPLSVVENVCLACAGPVGAGDFKFTNNHWVIQRDAFRTELGLSHLLLVNDFSTMAWAASRLSEEHLVQVRPGRALEGRARLIIGPGTGLGVGSLMPLPNGGWEVLPCEGGHVDLPVTSERDFALWQLLREKYGHVSAERVLSGSGLENLYRMSCQLDGVEPKCATAAEIGERAMAGDAYADAVLEHFFVWLARVAGNAVLTVGALGGVYITGGIVPRFLERFQRSGFAEAFRARGKTSGPYLDPVPVWVMTADHPGLFGAGVALEQALRNEG